A window of Macrobrachium rosenbergii isolate ZJJX-2024 chromosome 15, ASM4041242v1, whole genome shotgun sequence contains these coding sequences:
- the LOC136846778 gene encoding uncharacterized protein — protein sequence MGQYTTEQSITRPEKWASTPQNRVSPKQRSGPVHHRTEYHQTREVGQYTTEQSITKPEKWASTPQNRVSPNQRSGPVHHRTEYHQTREVGQYTTEQSITKPEKWASTPQNRVSPDQRSGPVHHRTEYHQTREVGQYTTEQSITKPEKWASTPQNRVSPNQRSGPVHHRTEYHQTREENYQYTIEPKREEIYSYFTVRGTIKIKPINNCFYILFITLLSKLDFYSTPNISQFPTSSGGVI from the coding sequence ATGGGCCAGTACACCACAGAACAGAGTATCACCAGACCAGAGAAGTGGGCCAGTACACCACAGAACAGAGTATCACCAAAACAGAGAAGTGGGCCAGTACACCACAGAACAGAGTATCACCAGACCAGAGAAGTGGGCCAGTACACCACAGAACAGAGTATCACCAAACCAGAGAAGTGGGCCAGTACACCACAGAACAGAGTATCACCAAACCAGAGAAGTGGGCCAGTACACCACAGAACAGAGTATCACCAGACCAGAGAAGTGGGCCAGTACACCACAGAACAGAGTATCACCAAACCAGAGAAGTGGGCCAGTACACCACAGAACAGAGTATCACCAGACCAGAGAAGTGGGCCAGTACACCACAGAACAGAGTATCACCAGACCAGAGAAGTGGGCCAGTACACCACAGAACAGAGTATCACCAAACCAGAGAAGTGGGCCAGTACACCACAGAACAGAGTATCACCAAACCAGAGAAGTGGGCCAGTACACCACAGAACAGAGTATCACCAAACCAGAGAAGAAAATTACCAGTACACCATAGAaccaaaaagagaagaaatttacTCTTACTTCACTGTACGAGGAACAATTAAAATAAAGCCTATAAATaactgcttttatattttatttataacactTCTTTCAAAACTCGATTTTTACTCCACGCCAAACATTTCTCAATTCCCCACCAGCAGTGGGGGAGTTATTTAA